In Bacteroidota bacterium, a single window of DNA contains:
- a CDS encoding efflux RND transporter permease subunit, whose translation MEKNETKKVIREFGLTTWALNNKNTVYLLIVILLVFGLYSYRSLPKELFPDIVLPTIMVQTIYPGNPPIDIENLITRPLEKEIESIKGINELRSTSSQDISAIFVEFNTDVDVDQALQDVKDAVDKAKSELPNDLLDDPMVMDIDFSEFPIINVNLSGDFSLNELKKYAEYLEDEIERIYEISKVEIIGLNEREMQIKVDPYKLAAVELSFNDIENAIAAENISMSGGELLLGDNRRSIRIIGEFTSPNEISNIIVKNENNRIVYLKDVAEITFGFEETKSYTRLDRNPVVTLQVIKKGGENLLAATDQVFQVLADARSVRAIPEDLNISITQDQSDIVRKQLSNLENSMVMGVIFVILVLYYFLGTRNALFVGFAIPTSMFLSFMVLGFMQTRINMIVLFSLILALGMLVDNAIVVVENIYRFIDRGYSKMQAARQAVGEIAMPIISSTATTLAAFFPLLFWDSMVGEFMKYLPTTLIIVLTSSLFVALVIIPVISSTFIKRSEQESPMNKKRSLLFALVMLVISALLYLGKMNVGGALFLIFGIIGILNIFLFYPSSQWFQSVFLVKLENWYDRLLRFAIRKNNAFYFLAGIILLLIVTVGFYFGTNPRMTFFPDSDPSYINILAEGPIGMDIEASNEFMKDIENKVFNVLEPYKPIVKDVLVTVGSGARSEDEVFDMSEKLNRGLVTINFVDFDKRGNLNSNDALIDLSDALVGKYPGIQISIAKQSEGPPAGKAVNIEVSGRDFQKLLYLTDTLQSIIETAKIEGIEGLKIDLDVGKPEIQLSIDRDKARRFGLSTGQIASTIRTALFGKEISDYKIGEDEYPIQLRLQDNFRYDIPALLNQKITFRDQANGKIVQVPVSAVADISYSTTYGEVKRKDMERVVTIYSNVIEGYNATEINNQIKAILMDFPMPYGYQYKFTGEQEEMAESLAFLERALLIALSLILMILVTQFNSIVKPIIILASVLFSTIGVFGGLGTFRMDFIVIMTGIGIVSLAGVVVNNAIVLIDYIDLLKKRKRKELGLEDNAILSIKDSTACVIEAGRTRLRPVLLTAITTILGLLPLAMGLNIDIIGFLKSFDPNIYFGGDNAAYWGPISWTIIFGLSFATFLTLIIVPSMYHIVYLGKVKINRTLTKKRKP comes from the coding sequence ATGGAAAAGAACGAGACAAAAAAAGTAATCCGGGAATTTGGGCTCACAACGTGGGCACTAAATAATAAAAATACGGTTTACCTGCTGATAGTTATTCTACTGGTATTTGGCCTGTATTCTTACAGGTCTCTTCCAAAGGAATTGTTTCCCGATATAGTACTGCCAACCATCATGGTGCAGACTATTTATCCGGGAAATCCACCCATAGATATTGAAAACCTCATTACCCGCCCCCTGGAAAAGGAGATTGAATCCATTAAAGGTATTAATGAACTTCGTTCTACTTCCTCCCAGGATATTTCTGCCATTTTTGTCGAATTTAACACCGATGTGGACGTCGATCAGGCTCTGCAGGATGTTAAAGATGCCGTTGATAAAGCTAAAAGTGAATTACCCAACGACCTTCTCGACGATCCAATGGTAATGGATATCGATTTTTCTGAGTTCCCTATCATAAATGTTAATCTTTCAGGAGATTTTAGTTTAAACGAACTTAAAAAATATGCAGAATATCTGGAAGATGAGATAGAAAGGATTTATGAGATCAGCAAAGTGGAAATTATCGGTCTGAACGAACGCGAAATGCAGATCAAAGTTGATCCCTATAAACTTGCCGCCGTTGAACTTAGCTTTAATGATATCGAAAACGCTATTGCCGCTGAAAATATCTCAATGTCCGGTGGTGAATTATTACTTGGCGACAATCGGCGTTCAATCAGGATTATTGGAGAATTTACCAGCCCAAATGAGATTTCGAATATCATTGTTAAAAACGAAAACAATCGCATTGTATATCTCAAGGATGTGGCTGAGATTACATTTGGATTTGAAGAAACCAAAAGCTATACGCGCCTTGACAGAAATCCGGTGGTTACCTTGCAGGTAATTAAAAAAGGAGGGGAAAATCTTTTGGCAGCCACCGACCAAGTGTTCCAGGTTCTGGCTGATGCCAGGTCAGTAAGAGCGATTCCCGAAGACCTTAATATTTCCATAACTCAGGATCAATCAGATATAGTAAGGAAGCAGCTAAGTAATCTTGAGAATAGCATGGTTATGGGGGTAATCTTTGTTATCCTTGTTTTGTATTACTTCCTGGGAACACGGAACGCACTTTTTGTAGGGTTTGCAATCCCAACGTCTATGTTCTTGTCTTTCATGGTGTTGGGCTTTATGCAAACCCGTATTAATATGATCGTTCTCTTCTCGCTTATCCTTGCTCTTGGAATGCTGGTAGATAATGCCATTGTTGTTGTTGAAAATATATACCGCTTCATTGACCGGGGATATTCAAAGATGCAGGCCGCCAGACAAGCTGTGGGAGAAATCGCAATGCCTATAATATCATCAACTGCAACCACTCTCGCCGCATTTTTCCCGCTATTATTCTGGGACAGCATGGTGGGTGAATTCATGAAGTACCTGCCTACAACCCTGATCATCGTCTTAACATCCTCGCTTTTTGTTGCCCTTGTGATAATTCCTGTCATTTCGTCCACATTTATAAAACGCAGCGAGCAGGAATCGCCCATGAATAAAAAAAGATCCCTCCTGTTTGCATTGGTTATGCTGGTAATTTCTGCACTGCTTTACCTGGGAAAGATGAATGTTGGAGGTGCATTATTCCTGATTTTTGGCATTATTGGTATCTTAAATATTTTTCTGTTTTATCCCTCTTCTCAATGGTTCCAAAGTGTTTTCCTGGTTAAGTTAGAGAACTGGTACGATAGGTTATTGCGATTTGCCATACGGAAAAACAATGCCTTTTATTTCCTTGCAGGAATAATATTGCTTTTAATAGTTACCGTTGGATTCTATTTCGGCACCAATCCCCGAATGACCTTCTTCCCTGATAGCGATCCTTCATATATTAATATCCTCGCAGAAGGCCCTATCGGGATGGATATCGAAGCCTCCAATGAATTTATGAAAGATATCGAAAATAAGGTTTTCAATGTGTTGGAACCTTATAAGCCCATTGTTAAAGATGTTCTTGTTACAGTAGGAAGTGGGGCCCGTTCGGAAGATGAAGTCTTTGATATGTCTGAAAAACTAAACAGGGGGCTGGTTACCATTAATTTCGTTGATTTTGATAAAAGGGGAAACCTGAACAGCAACGATGCATTAATTGATCTTTCAGATGCTTTGGTTGGTAAATACCCGGGTATCCAGATATCCATTGCCAAACAATCTGAAGGACCACCTGCCGGTAAAGCAGTGAACATTGAAGTAAGCGGAAGGGATTTTCAGAAATTACTGTATCTGACAGACACACTGCAATCTATCATAGAAACAGCAAAAATAGAAGGTATTGAAGGCCTCAAAATTGATCTTGATGTCGGAAAACCTGAAATCCAACTTAGTATAGACCGTGACAAAGCGAGGAGATTCGGACTTTCTACCGGGCAAATTGCTTCAACCATCCGTACTGCATTATTCGGAAAGGAAATATCAGACTATAAAATTGGCGAAGATGAATACCCAATTCAACTTCGTTTACAAGATAATTTCCGTTACGATATTCCTGCCCTTCTGAATCAAAAAATTACTTTCCGAGATCAGGCAAACGGGAAGATCGTCCAGGTCCCTGTTTCTGCAGTAGCCGATATTTCATACAGTACTACTTATGGAGAAGTGAAAAGGAAAGATATGGAAAGAGTGGTTACTATTTACTCCAATGTGATTGAAGGTTATAATGCTACGGAAATAAATAACCAGATAAAAGCCATTCTTATGGACTTCCCTATGCCTTATGGTTATCAGTATAAATTTACCGGCGAACAGGAAGAAATGGCTGAGTCTCTCGCCTTCCTTGAAAGAGCTCTGCTTATTGCCTTATCACTGATCCTGATGATCCTGGTCACACAATTCAATTCAATTGTGAAACCAATCATTATTCTTGCCAGTGTGCTTTTCAGTACTATTGGCGTTTTCGGTGGATTAGGAACATTCAGAATGGATTTTATTGTAATCATGACAGGTATCGGAATTGTTTCCCTGGCTGGTGTGGTAGTGAACAATGCCATTGTACTGATTGATTATATAGATCTTCTAAAGAAAAGGAAAAGGAAAGAACTTGGTCTGGAAGATAATGCCATATTATCAATTAAAGATTCCACTGCCTGTGTGATAGAAGCAGGAAGGACCCGTCTGAGACCTGTTTTGTTGACAGCTATTACTACTATTCTTGGACTATTACCCCTGGCTATGGGATTAAATATTGACATCATTGGCTTCCTGAAAAGTTTTGACCCGAATATTTATTTTGGAGGCGATAATGCAGCCTACTGGGGACCAATTTCCTGGACAATTATTTTTGGACTTTCTTTTGCGACCTTCCTGACACTGATCATAGTACCGTCCATGTATCATATTGTTTATCTGGGAAAAGTGAAAATTAACAGGACTCTTACTAAAAAAAGGAAACCCTGA
- a CDS encoding efflux RND transporter periplasmic adaptor subunit, whose amino-acid sequence MKKLIFILVVAILASCQSGDQTEKIRGKIKEKKNQVSQINHEIALLEKELIELTGSDTTQNILVRTDTLKPREFKHFFEASGSVESINEAFISPEISGQIREIFVKEGDRVSKGQYLVKLNTSVTDNTIEEFKTSLELAETVFEKQKQLWEKQIGSEIQYLEAKNQKESLETRLKTLEAQLEMASIKSPIDGIVDEIFQKEGELAIPGVQIMQLVNLSELYINADIAENYLPVIRKGDTVSVSFPSYPDIQLKVPIHRIGNVINPTNRTFNIQLKISNIDSQLKPNILSIIKINDYSTEQAMLIPSILMKQDRKGSYIYKVTSGSDKLIAKKVYVEPGVSYQDQTEVNNGLNTGDIIITEGYNLVSDGSEIRIK is encoded by the coding sequence ATGAAAAAATTGATTTTTATACTGGTTGTCGCAATCCTTGCTTCATGTCAATCTGGGGACCAGACCGAAAAAATCCGTGGAAAAATAAAAGAAAAAAAGAACCAGGTTAGCCAAATTAATCATGAAATCGCGCTTCTGGAAAAAGAACTGATCGAATTAACCGGTTCTGATACCACCCAGAATATTCTTGTGAGAACTGATACGCTAAAACCACGGGAATTTAAACATTTCTTTGAAGCTTCAGGTAGTGTTGAATCCATCAATGAAGCTTTTATAAGTCCGGAAATCAGCGGGCAAATTAGGGAAATCTTTGTTAAGGAAGGTGACAGGGTAAGCAAAGGGCAGTATTTGGTGAAGCTGAATACCAGTGTTACGGATAATACCATTGAAGAATTTAAAACATCCCTGGAGCTTGCCGAAACAGTTTTTGAAAAACAAAAGCAACTTTGGGAAAAACAAATTGGCTCAGAAATACAGTACCTTGAGGCAAAAAACCAGAAAGAATCATTGGAAACCAGACTCAAAACCCTGGAAGCCCAATTGGAAATGGCCAGTATTAAATCTCCCATTGATGGTATCGTTGATGAAATCTTCCAGAAAGAAGGAGAACTGGCTATCCCCGGTGTACAGATTATGCAACTGGTAAACCTCTCTGAGCTTTACATCAATGCTGATATTGCCGAGAATTACCTTCCCGTCATCCGGAAAGGGGACACTGTGTCTGTTAGCTTCCCATCCTATCCAGATATTCAACTCAAAGTGCCTATTCACCGAATCGGTAATGTAATCAATCCCACAAACCGGACCTTCAACATACAATTAAAAATTAGCAATATTGACAGTCAGCTTAAACCAAACATACTTTCTATAATTAAAATTAACGATTATTCAACGGAACAAGCCATGCTTATCCCTTCTATCCTGATGAAACAGGACAGAAAAGGCTCCTACATTTACAAGGTAACTTCCGGTTCTGATAAGCTGATTGCAAAAAAAGTATATGTTGAGCCCGGCGTTTCTTATCAGGATCAAACTGAAGTTAATAATGGACTTAATACCGGTGATATCATTATCACTGAAGGATATAATTTAGTTTCTGACGGATCCGAAATCAGAATTAAATAA